A window of the Garra rufa chromosome 10, GarRuf1.0, whole genome shotgun sequence genome harbors these coding sequences:
- the olfml2bb gene encoding olfactomedin-like protein 2B, giving the protein MDNQENILTQLIGDYDKVKTLSEGPDCKCKCVVRPLSRSACKRIEEGQAKAVDFYTVETITAGPNCKKCACVAPPSALNPCEGDFRFKKLQEAGQDDIKLSTITDLLEGAFYGLDLLKLHSITTKLLERVDNIEKSVSGNLTKEKVSVKGEKAQGKGPRSNQRQEKKKRLNALEPSLQKNVAAAFAHSERKYEEKFVGNQGPSKPVLKRSNSEGQEEPHKPAKTKGGPNGMTIKSMTFYKGNTMEDSAGKEHIATAAHEVVSGDGSVDLIIEDQLHKQEPPASVTTPGTTVAVTQTPSVNLTTQNDDPTSANTPSVTQQTKEETVEAKKSSTVTTAKAILPTSVPLTTTVTSSNTTATITTPLAMPHLASATTSGKKSKLSWDEATTQTSTQPPKKTKEQGICKDTLASIADPVTHNTYGKNEGAWMKDPKGNGKVIYVADSYYGNQLLEFRDMDTFKQGQFSNSYKLPYNWFGTGHVVYGGSLFYNRAFSRDIIRFDLRLRYVAAWTTLHDAVLEEEEEAPWSWRGHSDIDFGVDENGLWLVYPALDEEGFHQEVIILSKLRPSDLQQEKNWRTGLRRNYYGNCFIICGVLYAVDSFERTHANISYAFDTHTHTQMIPRLPFLNNYTYTTQIDYNPKERMLYAWDNGHQVTYDVIFAY; this is encoded by the exons ATGGACAATCAAGAAAACATCCTAACACAG CTCATTGGAGACTATGATAAAGTGAAGACACTGTCTGAGGGCCCAGACTGTAAGTGTAAGTGTGTTGTAAGGCCTCTGAGCAGGAGCGCATGCAAACGCATTGAAGAGGGTCAAGCCAAAGCTGTGGACTTCTACACAGTGGAGACAATCACTGCGGGACCCAACTGTAAGAAGTGTGCCTGCGTCGCCCCTCCCTCTGCGCTGAATCCCTGTGAGGGAGACTTTAGGTTTAAGAAGCTGCAAGAGGCCGGACAGGATGATATTAAG CTCTCAACCATAACGGACCTGCTAGAGGGAGCATTTTATGGGTTGGACTTGTTAAAGCTTCACTCCATCACAACAAAACTTCTGGAACGGGTTGATAACATCGAGAAA TCAGTTTCCGGAAACCTGACAAAGGAGAAAGTGAGCGTGAAAGGTGAAAAAGCACAAGGGAAGGGGCCTCGCTCCAACCAACGGCAAGAGAAGAAGAAACGTCTCAACGCACTGGAGCCCTCATTGCAGAAGAATGTGGCAGCTGCTTTTGCTCACAGTGAG AGGAAATATGAGGAGAAGTTTGTTGGGAATCAGGGCCCCAGCAAACCTGTGCTGAAGAGAAGCAACTCTGAGGGTCAGGAGGAGCCACATAAACCTGCAAAGACCAAAGGAGGTCCCAATGGCATGACCATCAAAAGCATGACCTTCTACAAAGGCAACACAATGGAGGATAGCGCAGGGAAAGAGCACA TTGCCACAGCAGCACATGAGGTTGTAAGTGGTGATGGCTCTGTGGATTTAATAATTGAAGACCAGCTCCATAAGCAAGAGCCGCCTGCATCTGTTACAACACCTGGAACCACTGTTGCAGTGACCCAGACACCCTCAGTGAACCTCACCACACAGAATGATGACCCTACTTCTGCAAACACGCCAAGTGTAACACAACAAACTAAAGAAGAAACTGTAGAAGCCAAGAAGTCAAGCACTGTTACAACAGCAAAGGCAATCCTGCCAACCTCAGTGCCTTTAACTACCACAGTGACATCAAGCAACACTACAGCAACCATTACAACTCCTCTTGCAATGCCTCATCTGGCCAGTGCTACAACATCTGGAAAGAAGTCCAAACTTAGCTGGGATGAAGCTACAACTCAAACAAGCACACAGCCTCCAAAGAAGACCAAAGAGCAAG GGATCTGCAAGGACACATTAGCAAGCATCGCTGATCCTGTTACACACAACACATATGGCAAAAATGAAggtgcatggatgaaagacccgAAAGGCAATGGAAAAGTTATATATGTGGCCGACAGCTACTATGGAAATCAGCTGCTGGAATTCCGTGATATGGACACCTTTaaacaag GGCAGTTCAGCAACTCCTACAAACTCCCTTACAACTGGTTTGGCACTGGCCATGTGGTCTACGGTGGCTCTCTCTTCTACAACCGAGCCTTTTCTCGTGATATAATCAGGTTTGATCTTCGTCTCCGCTACGTCGCAGCCTGGACCACCCTTCATGATGCAGTAttagaggaggaggaggaggctcCCTGGAGTTGGAGAGGACATTCAGACATTGATTTTGGTGTGGATGAGAACGGGTTATGGCTAGTGTACCCAGCTCTGGACGAAGAGGGATTTCACCAGGAAGTTATCATCCTAAGTAAACTCCGACCCTCTGACTTACAGCAAGAGAAGAACTGGAGGACGGGCCTTAGAAGGAACTATTATGGAAACTGCTTCATCATCTGCGGCGTTCTATACGCCGTTGACAGTTTCGAACGCACTCATGCCAATATTTCCTACGCTTttgacactcacacacacacccagATGATTCCCCGCCtcccttttctaaacaactaCACCTACACCACACAAATTGACTACAATCCTAAGGAACGTATGCTGTATGCATGGGACAATGGCCATCAGGTGACCTACGATGTAATATTTGCTTATTAA